The DNA sequence CAGCACGCTCTTCGGTTGATCACTCTTGATGGTGAAGACCGGGACTATTATCTGAACGTAGTGTACGAAGCCCACGCTATCGGTCCCTGCGATCTGACCCTGGTAACGGTCAAAGCGCACCAAACCGAGGCCGCCGCTGCGCAACTGCCGCTCCTGATGGCTGACGGCGGGGTTGCCTTAACCCTGCAGAACGGCATCGGCAACCTGGAAACCATGGCCGCGGTCGTCGGTCCCGAACGACTCCTAGCAGGAGTCACTACGCTGGGAGTTACCTTGCTGGAAATCGGCCGCATCCGCCACGCCGGCCAAGGTCCGGTGCTTATCGGTCGCCCTCCCGGAGCCCTGGTAACGGACGAGACATTGAGGCTCATAGTGGAGGTTTTCCGCGGCGCCGGCCTGGATTGTCGGGAAACCGCGGATATCATGGCGGCAGTTTGGGACAAGCTTCTCATCAATGTTGGCATTAATTCGGTCACGGCCCTCACCCGTTTGCGCAACGGTCAACTTCTGATCGCCCCCGAGGCCTGGCGGGTAGCCTCTGCAGCGGTCCAGGAAGCCTGGCAGACAGCCCTGGCCTCCGGTGTCAAACCCTCGCCTGAGCCCCTGTCCCGGATGCGCCAGGTTTGCCAGGCCACTGCCAACAATCGCTCTTCCATGTTGCAAGACGTCCTGGCCAAAAGGCAGACGGAAATTGACGCCATCAACGGCCAGATCGTCAGGCTCGGCATTACACTGCAGGTGGCGACGCCGATCAACGCCCTGCTCACCGATCTCATCAAGGCCCTGGAGTTGGGATTGGTAAGCGGTGCGACAAATGTTATTTCGGAGTAACGCCGATCGGCGGGTGGGTTTGTCAACACAGTAACCGGTGGAGCTTGAGAGACAAGTTCGGTTCCCAAGCAGGAGCTCGGGAACCGGTTTTCCAAAATTTTTGAGCTGGGGAATACCCTTCCGACTAAAATACCATCCGGTTAGAAAGCCACGGTGACGTTGATACCACCATAAACGTGATTGTGCTGGGTATCCCAGGAAAAGGCGTTGAGGAGGGGGGTGGAATCCCCGCCCAGGGCATACCAAAAACCGACCTTGGGTGAAACCGTGACCCACTTATGCACCGGAATATTCCAGGTAGCGTAGAGTTGGCCAACCAGCGGGCCGGAAAACGCCTTTTCGGGGTTATTGGGATTCGGATACGCCGCCGCATCATCGGAAAATAAAAAAATATAACTATTGCCGATATCTAAATTCGACTTCAGGAAGGGCAGGTCAAAAACCCGGTTGACCCCCACCGTCAGCCAGTTGCCGGGATAATGCATGAATTCCCGGTTATAGGTGGCGGCAAGCTTAAACCAATTGACGTCGGCCGAAAGGCCGGTATAAAACTCACAGGAGTCCCCCTGGGGAGAAATTACTCCATCAAGGGCGTAATAGATAAAACCCAGATTCAGGGTAAGGGCCTTGAGGCGTTCACCATTGTAAAGGTCGCGGCTATAGCCCACAGTAAAGTCGGTTTCGTTCCACTTCGAGCCTGTCCTGGGAGTGACGGCAAAAGGAGCGTTCTCCGACGTATCCCAGTTGCCCCAGAAATTAACCGAAAAACCCTTATAGGCCACCGTTATTGAGGGCTGTATGACGGCGCTGGAGCGGCTCAGAGCCATACCGCGCCAGATATACTGGCTCAAAAAATCTACCCCCAGGCTGACGGAAGGCCGATCTTCTGCTGGCTGCGCCGCCGCAGTAGTCGTTTCGGTATTCGGATTTTCGGTCTGAGCCGCAACCGGGGACAAGTTCAGAGAAAATAGCAGTAAAATCACCAAAACGGCGGATGCCAGGCCGGTATTCCCAATTCGTCTTACTATCATTGTCTTCTCCTCTCAATTTCCTGCTTAGAGGCGTTCAGCTATCAGCGGCTCCAACAAGTCAAATGCAAGCTTTTGCATAGGATAGAAATTCCATAAATCCCGATCATAATGCTATGCTTTATCAGGCTGACGGCTGAACGCTTTCCCCCTCTTTCCGGAAACCAGAAATCGATACTATACGGCAGCGTCGCCGGTCTCGCCGGTACGGATGCGGATGACTTCACTTACCGGATAGACAAAAATTTTGCCATCGCCGATGCGGCCGGTACGGGCCTGTTCTATGATAGCTTTAGTGATAATTTCTACCTTATCATCCGGAAGTACCACCTCAATTTTTACTTTTGGCAGAAAATCAACTTGATATTCCATACCCCGGTAAACTTCGCGGATGCCTTTTTGACGTCCAAAACCCTTGACCTCAGTGACCGTCATCCCCTGGATGCTCAGCTTATGCAAAGCCTCCTTGACGGGCTCCAACTTGAAGGGCTGAATGACAGCTTCTATCTTCTTCATGGTACAATCCTCCTCATTGATTATAAGCTGTAGCCAGATTCCTGATGTTCGGAGATATCCAACCCGGCGACTTCTTCATCTGCTTCAACCCGCAGGCCCATGGTGGCATCAAGGACTTTGAAGAGGATGAAGCTGATAACAAAGGAATAGACCAGAGTGACGACCACGGCCAGCAACTGAATACCAAACTGGCCCGGGTTGCCGAAAAACAGACCGTCGGCTCCGGCTTCGTTAACCGCTTTGCTGGCAAAGAGCCCGGTAGCCAAGGCGCCCCAGAGACCGCCTACCATATGCACGCCTACCACGTCGAGGGCATCATCATAGCCGAGCTTGGGCTTGACCAGGACCGCCAGATAGCAGAACATGCCGGCCAGAGCGCCAATGATAATACTGGACATCGGTCCGACAAACCCGGCGGCGGGGGTAATGGCTACCAATCCAGCCACAGCGCCCGAGGCAACACCGAGCATAGTGGGTTTGCCCCGGATAATCCACTCCGTGACCATCCAGCCCAAGGCTGCGGCACAAGTAGCAAAGTTGGTATTCACAAAGGCAATTGCCGCTAGGCCGTTTGCGGCCAGGGCACTGCCGGCATTGAAGCCGAACCAGCCGAACCAGAGGATGCCGGCGCCTAATACCGTCATGGGCAGGTTGTGGGGAATAAACGCCTCAACACCGTAGCCTTTGCGCTTACCGATGATCAACGCCGCCGCCAAGGCTGCAATACCGGCATTGATATGCACCACGGTTCCACCAGCGAAGTCCAGGGCGCCCAGCCCCTTAAGCCAGCCATTGTCGCCCCAGACCCAGTGCGCCACCGGATCGTACACCAGGGTAGCCCAGAGAAGACTGAAGACCAGAAAAGTGCTGAACTTGAACCGCTCCACCCAGGAGCCGATGATCAACGCCGGCGTGATGATGGCGAACATAGCCTGGAAGATCATGAAGGCCTGATGGGGAATGGTTTCAGAATAGGTCTTGAATGGTTCGGCTCCGACCCCCTGCAGACCTATATAACTCAGATTGCCGATGATGCCGCCACCCGCATCCGGCCCGAAGGCCAGACTGTAACCCACTAGGGCCCACTGGACGCCCACCAAGGCGATCATGATGAAGTTTTGCATGAGCGTGTTAAGAACGTTCTTTGACCTCGCCATGCCGCCGTAAAACAGAGCCAGACCTGGAGTCATGAACAAGACCAAAGCAGCGGAGAATAACACAAAGGCCGTATCTCCTGAATTCATCTTCGCTTCCTCCCATAGATTAATAAATATCTATTATTGCTTTGTGTATTTATTAAAGCAAAGAGGATGCCATATTAATATTCAAATATATTAATAAGTTATAAAATACTTAATTACACAGATGTAAGTTCTGAAAAATGGTGGTTACATTTATGTATAGCGGCAGATAGACGGGGATGAAGAGAGAGGCAGTTAGGAATGCCAATATTGCTAACTATTACAACCTGTTATGAGTATTAAAGGCTCAGCATTCAACAGGAGTGATGTGGCAATCTAATACTTCAGGTATCTGAGGGAATAGATCAAGGAATGGTGGGCAGTGCCCACCTTACTGCACCAACAGGCCGAACCGT is a window from the Desulfobacca acetoxidans DSM 11109 genome containing:
- a CDS encoding TorF family putative porin, whose protein sequence is MIVRRIGNTGLASAVLVILLLFSLNLSPVAAQTENPNTETTTAAAQPAEDRPSVSLGVDFLSQYIWRGMALSRSSAVIQPSITVAYKGFSVNFWGNWDTSENAPFAVTPRTGSKWNETDFTVGYSRDLYNGERLKALTLNLGFIYYALDGVISPQGDSCEFYTGLSADVNWFKLAATYNREFMHYPGNWLTVGVNRVFDLPFLKSNLDIGNSYIFLFSDDAAAYPNPNNPEKAFSGPLVGQLYATWNIPVHKWVTVSPKVGFWYALGGDSTPLLNAFSWDTQHNHVYGGINVTVAF
- a CDS encoding ketopantoate reductase family protein; amino-acid sequence: MKIAIIGPGAMGLFFAARLQESGQEVWLLDYRPERTAHLKQHALRLITLDGEDRDYYLNVVYEAHAIGPCDLTLVTVKAHQTEAAAAQLPLLMADGGVALTLQNGIGNLETMAAVVGPERLLAGVTTLGVTLLEIGRIRHAGQGPVLIGRPPGALVTDETLRLIVEVFRGAGLDCRETADIMAAVWDKLLINVGINSVTALTRLRNGQLLIAPEAWRVASAAVQEAWQTALASGVKPSPEPLSRMRQVCQATANNRSSMLQDVLAKRQTEIDAINGQIVRLGITLQVATPINALLTDLIKALELGLVSGATNVISE
- a CDS encoding ammonium transporter, whose protein sequence is MNSGDTAFVLFSAALVLFMTPGLALFYGGMARSKNVLNTLMQNFIMIALVGVQWALVGYSLAFGPDAGGGIIGNLSYIGLQGVGAEPFKTYSETIPHQAFMIFQAMFAIITPALIIGSWVERFKFSTFLVFSLLWATLVYDPVAHWVWGDNGWLKGLGALDFAGGTVVHINAGIAALAAALIIGKRKGYGVEAFIPHNLPMTVLGAGILWFGWFGFNAGSALAANGLAAIAFVNTNFATCAAALGWMVTEWIIRGKPTMLGVASGAVAGLVAITPAAGFVGPMSSIIIGALAGMFCYLAVLVKPKLGYDDALDVVGVHMVGGLWGALATGLFASKAVNEAGADGLFFGNPGQFGIQLLAVVVTLVYSFVISFILFKVLDATMGLRVEADEEVAGLDISEHQESGYSL
- a CDS encoding P-II family nitrogen regulator; translation: MKKIEAVIQPFKLEPVKEALHKLSIQGMTVTEVKGFGRQKGIREVYRGMEYQVDFLPKVKIEVVLPDDKVEIITKAIIEQARTGRIGDGKIFVYPVSEVIRIRTGETGDAAV